From a region of the Sulfuricurvum sp. genome:
- a CDS encoding polysaccharide biosynthesis protein translates to LRKAYQVLSDAGVHEIKRSRLLDDAHNRIETLSIEELLARHPQDLNTGTIREFIRGKTVLITGAGGSIGSEIAIQCHRFGAANLILIDHSEYNLYQIGEKLPSATLRLCNILERSTLETIIKTVNPDILIHAAAYKHVPLCEANINAAIMNNIIGSRNVIDSAIKFNVPKIVIISTDKAVRPTNVMGATKRIVELYAQNVDPGKSEIVAVRFGNVLGSSGSVIPKFKSQIESGGPITITHPDVERYFMLISEACQLVLQAASIARGGELFILDMGRPVKIIDLAQTMIRLYATHPIEIVTTGLRSGEKLFEELLIDESEQKTAFDSILIAGTTHYDIDQLKSQIDLLIESSEPKTFLQKIVPEYTPMD, encoded by the coding sequence TTTGCGCAAAGCCTATCAAGTCCTCAGTGATGCAGGGGTACATGAAATCAAGCGCTCACGCCTATTGGATGATGCCCATAACCGTATCGAAACACTCTCGATCGAAGAGCTTCTCGCCCGCCATCCACAAGATCTCAATACTGGAACCATCCGGGAGTTTATTCGGGGTAAAACTGTCCTGATCACCGGTGCAGGCGGAAGTATCGGGAGTGAAATTGCGATCCAATGCCACCGATTCGGAGCCGCAAATCTGATTTTAATCGATCACAGCGAATACAATCTCTATCAGATCGGAGAGAAACTCCCCTCAGCCACTTTACGATTGTGCAATATTCTCGAACGTTCAACTCTCGAAACCATCATTAAAACCGTGAATCCCGATATTCTTATCCATGCTGCAGCCTATAAGCATGTACCGCTGTGTGAAGCTAACATCAATGCGGCCATCATGAATAACATCATCGGCAGCCGAAATGTCATAGACAGCGCCATTAAATTTAATGTCCCGAAAATTGTCATTATCTCCACGGATAAAGCGGTGCGCCCTACCAATGTGATGGGTGCTACAAAGCGGATCGTAGAGCTTTATGCCCAAAACGTCGATCCAGGGAAGAGTGAAATCGTTGCTGTCCGGTTCGGAAACGTTTTGGGGTCCAGCGGAAGTGTCATACCTAAATTCAAATCCCAAATCGAATCCGGCGGTCCAATCACGATAACGCATCCGGATGTCGAGCGCTATTTTATGCTTATCAGCGAAGCGTGTCAGCTTGTTCTACAGGCTGCTTCGATTGCTAGGGGGGGAGAGCTCTTTATCCTGGACATGGGACGTCCCGTTAAAATTATTGATCTTGCCCAGACGATGATACGTCTCTATGCAACCCATCCTATCGAGATTGTTACTACAGGGCTTCGAAGCGGAGAAAAACTCTTTGAGGAATTGCTAATCGATGAGAGCGAACAAAAAACGGCGTTTGATTCCATTCTCATTGCAGGAACGACCCACTATGATATTGATCAGCTTAAATCACAAATCGATCTTCTCATAGAGAGTTCCGAGCCTAAAACCTTTCTTCAAAAAATCGTTCCCGAATATACTCCGATGGATTGA
- a CDS encoding UDP-2,3-diacylglucosamine diphosphatase, with protein sequence MDQSLHYRSVFISDLHLGTRDAQSDRLLDFIRDVECESLYLVGDIIDGWELRRNWRWSQAQSDVLQKILRKARKGTKVYYIIGNHDEFLRPFLPMVMGDNITIAHEKVHYGVNGKRYLVVHGDMFDAVTMTKKWVAHLGDRCYLFMLRLNRPINTVRRWFGRYHYWSLSKMAKQSVKQAVSFITDYEDVLSAHADEKGYDGVICGHIHHAEMRVINDIEYLNCGDWVESCTAIVEHNDGRFEIYEHHKNG encoded by the coding sequence ATGGATCAATCATTACACTATCGAAGCGTTTTTATCTCCGACCTCCATTTGGGAACCCGCGACGCTCAATCGGATCGTCTCCTAGACTTTATCCGTGATGTTGAGTGTGAAAGTCTCTACCTCGTCGGTGACATTATCGACGGGTGGGAACTCCGCCGCAATTGGCGTTGGAGCCAAGCACAATCCGACGTCCTCCAAAAAATCCTCCGAAAAGCCCGAAAAGGGACTAAAGTCTATTATATTATCGGCAATCACGATGAATTTTTGCGACCGTTTTTACCGATGGTAATGGGGGATAATATTACCATCGCACATGAAAAAGTCCATTACGGCGTGAATGGAAAACGCTATTTGGTTGTTCACGGCGATATGTTCGATGCCGTGACCATGACGAAAAAGTGGGTTGCCCATCTCGGGGATCGCTGTTATCTTTTTATGCTCCGTCTGAATCGCCCGATCAATACGGTACGCCGATGGTTTGGACGATACCATTACTGGTCGCTCTCCAAAATGGCCAAACAAAGTGTCAAGCAGGCAGTCAGCTTTATAACCGATTATGAAGATGTTTTATCGGCTCACGCGGACGAAAAGGGATATGACGGTGTCATATGCGGACATATCCACCATGCAGAGATGCGGGTTATAAACGATATCGAATATCTCAACTGCGGAGATTGGGTTGAATCGTGTACGGCGATCGTCGAGCATAACGACGGGAGGTTTGAGATCTATGAACACCACAAAAACGGTTAG
- the ilvD gene encoding dihydroxy-acid dehydratase — MRSDTIKRGFDKTPHRSLLRATGLKDEDFNKPFIGVANSHIDIIPGHFFLQEYGRIVKEAIREAGGVPFEFNTIGVDDGIAMGHDGMLYSLPSRELIADSIETVMNAHKLDGLICIPNCDKIVPGMLMGALRVNVPTIFVSGGPMKAGHKKDGTPIDLATAFEAVGKHADGKMSDEELYEIECEACPSGGSCSGMFTANSMNTLCEAMGVALPGNGTVLAMTPERIEMVKTAARRIVEMVKDENSAKWNMRNILNDKAIHNAFVVDMAMGGSSNTVLHMLSIAKEAEVDFDITKINEISEKVAHIAKISPSLSTVHMDDINRAGGVNAVMKEVSRRGGVLELDAMTITGETLGERIKDAVIKDPNIIHTNENAYSPVGGLSILFGNLAEEGAVVKTAGITPNMRQFKGKAVCFNSQNEAIAGIMGHKVKAGDVVVIRYEGPKGGPGMQEMLAPTSLIMGMGLGESVALITDGRFSGATRGASIGHVSPEAAEGGMIGLIEDGDEIELDVDSHLLQLNVSYEVLEQRRLHFKPVKKEISSKWLKRYSLLVSNASNGAALKTEL; from the coding sequence ATGCGCAGCGATACGATCAAACGTGGATTTGATAAAACACCTCACCGCAGTTTGCTCCGTGCAACCGGACTGAAAGACGAAGATTTTAATAAACCGTTTATCGGCGTGGCCAACTCTCATATCGATATTATTCCGGGTCACTTTTTTCTCCAAGAGTACGGCAGAATTGTCAAAGAAGCGATCCGGGAAGCGGGCGGAGTTCCGTTTGAGTTTAATACGATCGGTGTTGATGACGGGATCGCTATGGGGCATGACGGGATGCTTTATTCTCTGCCTAGCCGTGAATTGATCGCGGACAGCATCGAGACAGTGATGAATGCCCATAAACTTGACGGGCTTATTTGTATCCCGAACTGTGACAAGATCGTTCCGGGGATGCTGATGGGGGCATTGCGTGTTAACGTTCCGACGATTTTCGTCTCAGGCGGACCGATGAAGGCGGGACATAAAAAAGACGGAACGCCGATCGATTTGGCGACAGCATTTGAAGCGGTCGGGAAACATGCCGACGGTAAAATGTCCGATGAAGAGCTCTATGAGATCGAGTGTGAAGCCTGTCCTTCGGGTGGATCGTGTTCCGGGATGTTTACGGCTAACTCGATGAATACCCTTTGCGAAGCGATGGGTGTCGCTTTGCCGGGTAACGGTACGGTTCTTGCCATGACTCCTGAGCGTATCGAGATGGTGAAAACAGCGGCACGCCGCATCGTCGAGATGGTTAAAGACGAAAATTCAGCCAAATGGAATATGCGCAATATTTTGAACGATAAGGCGATCCATAATGCATTCGTTGTCGATATGGCGATGGGGGGAAGCTCTAATACCGTATTGCATATGCTGAGTATCGCAAAAGAGGCAGAGGTCGATTTTGATATTACAAAAATCAATGAAATCTCTGAAAAAGTAGCCCATATCGCGAAAATCTCACCGTCACTTTCGACGGTGCATATGGATGACATCAACCGTGCCGGCGGTGTTAACGCGGTTATGAAAGAGGTCAGCCGCCGTGGCGGTGTTTTGGAACTTGATGCTATGACCATTACGGGCGAGACATTGGGAGAACGGATCAAAGATGCGGTGATTAAAGATCCGAACATCATCCATACGAATGAAAATGCCTACTCTCCGGTCGGCGGTCTTTCAATCTTGTTCGGAAATCTTGCGGAAGAGGGTGCCGTTGTAAAAACAGCGGGTATTACTCCGAATATGCGTCAGTTTAAAGGGAAAGCGGTTTGTTTCAATTCTCAAAATGAAGCCATCGCAGGGATCATGGGGCATAAAGTCAAAGCAGGCGATGTTGTCGTTATCCGTTACGAAGGGCCGAAAGGGGGACCGGGAATGCAGGAGATGCTTGCCCCTACGTCACTTATTATGGGTATGGGATTGGGCGAGAGCGTTGCTCTTATCACCGATGGGCGATTCAGCGGCGCAACGCGCGGGGCATCAATCGGCCACGTCAGCCCTGAAGCGGCTGAGGGCGGGATGATCGGTCTCATCGAGGACGGAGACGAGATCGAGCTCGATGTCGATAGCCATCTTTTGCAGCTCAATGTAAGCTATGAAGTGCTTGAACAACGTCGCTTGCATTTCAAACCGGTCAAAAAAGAGATTTCGTCCAAATGGCTTAAACGCTATAGCCTTCTCGTTTCAAATGCTTCTAACGGTGCCGCTTTAAAAACTGAGCTTTAA
- a CDS encoding alpha/beta hydrolase, which produces MRHLLVLVFLAVASLHALEYYGKNLEGYIYPFEVKRYNLNIQNQTLSMAYMDVVPEHPNGHAVVLLHGKNFTGAYWERTAKVLASEGYRVIIPDQIGFGKSSKPEHLQYSFQMFAYNTAALMDHLKITKSHIIGHSMGGMLAVRYALMFPERVEKLILENPIGLEDWQRFIPNPSLDYWYGQELNKNAQAIYRYELESYYDNHWKAEYQPWVDILASFTLGADYPNVAWNQALISEMIVTQPVCYQFDQLKMPVLLIIGQRDRTALGKPLASENVRKEMGNYPVLGRNTAKMIPNATLVELPGIGHLPHIEAFEPYIKAVNVFLSDGKSSE; this is translated from the coding sequence ATGCGCCATTTACTGGTTTTAGTGTTTCTCGCCGTCGCTTCGCTGCATGCATTGGAATATTATGGAAAGAACCTTGAGGGGTACATTTACCCTTTTGAGGTCAAACGGTACAATCTGAATATTCAGAATCAGACGCTGAGTATGGCCTATATGGATGTTGTTCCGGAGCATCCGAACGGTCATGCGGTGGTACTGTTGCATGGGAAAAATTTTACCGGTGCTTATTGGGAGCGGACGGCAAAAGTACTTGCATCAGAGGGGTATCGTGTAATCATCCCTGATCAGATCGGATTTGGGAAATCGTCCAAGCCGGAGCACCTTCAATACTCGTTTCAGATGTTTGCCTACAATACCGCCGCGTTGATGGATCATCTCAAAATTACCAAAAGCCATATCATCGGACACTCAATGGGGGGAATGCTGGCAGTACGCTATGCCCTAATGTTCCCGGAGCGGGTGGAAAAACTCATTTTGGAAAACCCGATCGGGCTGGAAGACTGGCAGCGCTTTATCCCGAACCCTTCACTGGATTACTGGTATGGACAAGAGCTGAATAAAAATGCTCAGGCAATTTATCGCTATGAACTCGAAAGCTATTACGACAATCACTGGAAAGCAGAGTATCAGCCGTGGGTCGATATTTTGGCGAGTTTTACCCTCGGAGCGGATTATCCGAATGTTGCATGGAATCAGGCCCTTATCAGCGAAATGATCGTTACCCAGCCGGTGTGTTATCAATTCGATCAATTGAAAATGCCGGTTTTACTGATTATCGGGCAGCGTGATCGGACGGCACTGGGGAAACCTCTGGCGAGCGAAAACGTTCGAAAAGAGATGGGAAATTACCCTGTTTTGGGGAGGAATACCGCAAAGATGATCCCGAATGCTACTTTGGTTGAATTGCCTGGAATCGGGCACCTGCCGCATATCGAAGCGTTTGAGCCTTATATCAAAGCGGTTAATGTGTTTTTGTCAGATGGGAAATCGTCGGAGTGA
- a CDS encoding HD domain-containing phosphohydrolase, whose amino-acid sequence MIQSSVQAFKSYPGYKAFTIETILLDKPLGFTLYIDNGEKLIKYVRAEGMLQTDTKERLIQNDVDHFYIASGDSHVFDNYMIDNLCTVLNTPGMSKSEKSAIIYSSAIHVMQDMFESDISASKIMRVKELMHETIKRIISSEVTVASLLQLSTHDYKTYSHCVNVALYAIGIGHEYGLNEQELHNIASGAILHDVGKCRIDNCIINKPAKLTLEEFETIKDHPEHSHSILLENGETNPNILEIVLMHHEKLDGSGYTKGLGKNDISFGTQIVTVADIFDALTSNRSYKNAASFFVSLKTMKVQMKTQLNLELIDALIKMMGRA is encoded by the coding sequence GTGATACAATCTTCCGTACAAGCTTTTAAATCCTACCCGGGGTACAAAGCATTTACCATTGAAACCATTCTTCTTGATAAGCCGCTAGGCTTTACCCTATACATAGATAACGGCGAAAAGCTGATCAAATACGTCCGTGCCGAAGGGATGCTGCAAACCGATACCAAAGAGAGACTGATCCAAAACGATGTCGATCATTTCTATATTGCCTCAGGTGATTCACACGTATTTGACAATTATATGATCGACAACCTTTGTACCGTCCTCAATACGCCAGGAATGAGCAAATCGGAAAAATCGGCAATAATCTATTCTTCGGCGATCCATGTCATGCAGGATATGTTTGAAAGCGATATTTCCGCATCCAAAATCATGCGGGTTAAAGAGCTGATGCATGAAACCATCAAACGGATCATCTCATCTGAAGTTACGGTCGCTTCACTTTTGCAACTCAGTACACATGATTACAAAACCTATTCACATTGTGTCAATGTCGCCCTCTACGCGATCGGAATCGGACATGAATACGGTTTAAACGAACAAGAACTTCACAATATCGCATCCGGAGCTATTTTGCACGACGTAGGGAAATGCCGTATTGACAACTGTATTATCAACAAACCGGCCAAACTCACCCTCGAAGAATTCGAAACCATCAAAGATCATCCTGAGCATAGCCATAGCATTCTTCTCGAAAACGGAGAAACGAATCCTAACATTCTCGAAATCGTCCTGATGCACCACGAAAAACTCGACGGAAGCGGCTATACCAAAGGATTGGGTAAAAACGACATCTCTTTTGGCACACAAATCGTTACCGTCGCCGATATCTTTGATGCCCTCACCTCAAATCGTTCCTATAAAAATGCCGCCAGTTTTTTCGTCTCATTAAAAACGATGAAAGTTCAGATGAAAACGCAGCTTAATCTGGAGCTGATCGATGCCTTGATCAAAATGATGGGGCGCGCATAA
- a CDS encoding AEC family transporter, translating to MEQFAFIIVLLMIGVLLQKSDAPSDFAKSLNFFVIYVSLPATVLIQVPKIHLDLSALGVILTPWLLLPITAAIVFAMTRNYPSHVRAALLLVMPLGNTSFVGIPIVHTLLGEEAIPYVLMYDQFGTFLMLSLYGAAVIARYETGTFHKRLILKKLLLFPPFIFLVFALIFGEMPHGSQQYLQLLSSTLVPLALVSVGYSMKFGGEVDYGLFTKALVLKLMIMPLIAFGILYTLGTDPLALKTAVLESGMPSMITAGALAIAAGFAPELSAALVGYGIIVSLVTLPLISYLM from the coding sequence ATGGAGCAATTTGCCTTTATCATAGTATTATTGATGATCGGCGTGTTGCTCCAAAAGAGCGATGCTCCCTCAGATTTTGCCAAAAGCCTCAATTTCTTTGTGATCTACGTATCGCTTCCCGCTACGGTATTGATTCAAGTTCCTAAAATCCATCTCGATCTCTCAGCGCTGGGGGTGATTTTAACTCCGTGGCTATTGCTACCGATTACTGCCGCAATCGTTTTTGCCATGACGCGTAACTATCCTTCCCATGTTCGTGCCGCATTGCTGCTCGTTATGCCGCTGGGGAATACCTCATTTGTCGGGATCCCGATTGTTCACACCTTGCTGGGTGAAGAGGCGATCCCGTATGTTTTGATGTACGATCAATTCGGGACGTTCCTCATGCTTTCGCTCTATGGTGCCGCGGTGATCGCCCGCTATGAGACGGGAACGTTTCATAAACGGCTGATTCTCAAAAAACTTCTCCTGTTCCCGCCGTTTATTTTTCTTGTGTTCGCGCTCATTTTTGGAGAGATGCCTCACGGTTCCCAACAGTATTTACAGCTTCTTTCATCGACATTGGTTCCATTGGCGTTGGTATCCGTCGGATATTCGATGAAATTCGGCGGAGAAGTCGATTATGGGCTGTTTACCAAAGCATTGGTTTTAAAGCTGATGATTATGCCTTTGATCGCATTCGGGATTTTATACACGCTCGGCACCGATCCGCTTGCACTCAAAACTGCTGTACTTGAATCCGGAATGCCTTCCATGATTACTGCCGGTGCCCTTGCGATCGCAGCTGGATTTGCACCGGAGCTGAGTGCGGCACTGGTCGGATATGGGATAATCGTTTCGCTGGTGACTCTGCCGCTGATTAGTTATTTGATGTAA
- the cowN gene encoding N(2)-fixation sustaining protein CowN produces MNSQNTEQADRYLSFMNIDCYKHASDVIECILEVTKDERYNNRFWEAFKAKIPQCYYENKSDEKVLYHICSSVFYIEELFEQSGHTVGLELMTTCEYQCC; encoded by the coding sequence GTGAACAGCCAAAACACTGAACAAGCAGATAGATATCTCTCCTTTATGAATATTGATTGTTACAAGCACGCATCCGACGTGATAGAGTGTATTTTGGAAGTGACCAAAGACGAACGGTATAACAACCGTTTTTGGGAAGCATTCAAAGCCAAGATCCCCCAATGCTATTATGAGAACAAGTCCGATGAAAAGGTACTGTACCATATTTGCTCATCGGTCTTTTATATCGAAGAGCTGTTTGAACAGAGCGGACATACCGTAGGGCTTGAGCTGATGACGACGTGCGAATATCAGTGTTGTTGA
- a CDS encoding CDGSH iron-sulfur domain-containing protein has translation METKFINDPFKASLDANKEYWYCTCGLSSTFPFCDGSHEGTDKTPIKFSSEVETDKWLCRCGRSGRKPYCDGSHQQ, from the coding sequence ATGGAAACCAAGTTCATCAATGATCCCTTTAAAGCGTCGTTGGATGCCAATAAAGAGTATTGGTATTGTACGTGCGGTCTCTCATCGACCTTCCCCTTTTGTGACGGAAGTCATGAAGGGACCGATAAGACACCGATAAAGTTTTCCTCCGAGGTCGAAACCGATAAATGGCTCTGCCGATGCGGACGATCGGGTCGGAAGCCCTATTGTGACGGGTCACATCAACAGTAG
- a CDS encoding MBL fold metallo-hydrolase, with protein MQRYTSPKISLKTILKWQFSKSFSKKCTPSAAMPVIPQERLPEGEYALWLGHASVWIKLADTTIAIDPVLGNIPLFRRQSPLPIAKEALNADVILLTHAHYDHFDKPSVFALLKQNPECIIVAPSGFWRYLKGHIAREKCFELELWESVMIEGLFITLAPSLHWSNRIHIDMNKALWGGYVIQNAEHTIYHSGDTAYGEHFKEIAEKFEIDEAFLPIGAYRPEVIMKQMHTNPPEAFQAAHDLGAKTLIPIHYGTFILSDEPLSEPLEWFEKLTRAHTFSFHPRILRAGEIYRFNTIRSD; from the coding sequence ATGCAGCGATACACGTCACCGAAAATTTCTCTCAAAACGATATTGAAATGGCAATTTTCAAAATCATTTTCTAAAAAATGTACTCCCTCTGCCGCAATGCCTGTTATCCCGCAAGAGAGATTACCGGAAGGGGAATATGCGCTTTGGCTTGGACATGCAAGTGTATGGATCAAACTAGCTGATACAACCATTGCGATCGATCCGGTCTTGGGGAATATCCCTCTCTTCCGTCGCCAAAGTCCACTGCCAATCGCGAAAGAGGCGCTGAACGCCGATGTCATTCTCCTGACCCATGCCCATTATGACCATTTTGACAAGCCCTCCGTATTTGCACTGCTCAAACAAAATCCGGAGTGCATCATTGTCGCGCCGTCAGGATTTTGGCGCTATTTGAAAGGGCATATTGCACGGGAAAAATGTTTTGAATTGGAATTATGGGAGTCGGTGATGATCGAGGGGCTTTTTATCACGCTCGCCCCCAGTCTGCATTGGAGCAATCGCATCCATATTGATATGAACAAAGCGTTGTGGGGAGGGTACGTCATCCAAAACGCAGAACATACCATCTACCATTCGGGAGACACCGCCTACGGAGAACATTTCAAAGAGATTGCAGAGAAATTTGAGATAGATGAAGCATTTTTACCGATCGGAGCCTACCGACCCGAAGTGATCATGAAACAAATGCACACCAATCCGCCTGAAGCGTTCCAAGCAGCACACGATTTAGGAGCTAAAACGCTTATTCCGATCCATTACGGAACTTTTATCCTCTCGGATGAACCGTTGAGTGAGCCGCTTGAGTGGTTCGAGAAGCTGACTAGAGCACATACCTTTTCATTTCATCCGCGAATACTCCGTGCAGGAGAAATTTACCGTTTCAACACAATACGTTCAGACTAA
- a CDS encoding sulfite exporter TauE/SafE family protein, with the protein MSWAIFVAIGLSSGILAGIFGIGGGVLIVPALMYIAGFSQKLAIGTSLAVLLPPIGLAAVLEYYRNGNVDFKAALVIASMALIGGWIGARIDNQIDAHTLKIMFGVFLIFMGGYMIFEAK; encoded by the coding sequence ATGTCTTGGGCGATCTTTGTCGCGATAGGTTTATCTTCAGGAATATTGGCTGGGATTTTCGGGATCGGCGGCGGAGTTCTGATCGTACCGGCGCTTATGTACATCGCGGGGTTTTCCCAAAAACTGGCGATCGGTACGAGTCTTGCCGTATTATTGCCTCCGATCGGTCTCGCTGCGGTTTTGGAATATTACCGGAACGGAAACGTAGATTTTAAAGCGGCATTGGTTATTGCATCGATGGCACTCATCGGAGGCTGGATCGGTGCCCGGATTGATAATCAAATCGACGCGCATACACTAAAAATAATGTTCGGAGTCTTTTTGATCTTTATGGGCGGCTATATGATTTTTGAGGCTAAGTAA
- a CDS encoding YceI family protein codes for MIKMSVLAVLACGMVYAGPLSFESGTIKAHTEVFGDSTIDPMAKKATSHLSMDANPSTLKGSIEVSMNDLFSDNKKRDEHMQESLESSVFPKAVFDVKEVVAKGGSNYTLKGTMSLHGVTKPMSFDGSISEEGDKVHIKAASGLKMTEFGIKPIKLMFLTVRDQVDLNVDVALKR; via the coding sequence ATGATAAAAATGAGTGTGTTGGCTGTTTTGGCCTGTGGAATGGTGTATGCGGGACCTTTGAGTTTCGAATCGGGTACGATTAAAGCGCATACGGAAGTATTCGGCGACAGTACGATTGATCCTATGGCAAAAAAAGCGACATCCCATTTAAGTATGGATGCAAATCCTTCGACATTAAAAGGTTCTATTGAGGTTTCGATGAACGACCTTTTTAGCGACAATAAAAAACGTGACGAACACATGCAAGAATCACTGGAATCTTCCGTATTTCCAAAAGCGGTATTTGATGTGAAAGAGGTCGTGGCAAAAGGGGGAAGTAACTATACCCTAAAAGGGACTATGAGCCTTCACGGTGTCACTAAACCGATGAGTTTTGACGGAAGCATTTCCGAAGAAGGGGATAAAGTTCATATTAAAGCCGCAAGCGGATTAAAAATGACCGAATTCGGGATCAAACCGATCAAGCTGATGTTCCTGACCGTACGGGATCAGGTTGATTTGAATGTTGACGTGGCTTTAAAACGGTAA